In a single window of the Oscarella lobularis chromosome 4, ooOscLobu1.1, whole genome shotgun sequence genome:
- the LOC136186124 gene encoding aspartate--tRNA ligase, mitochondrial-like encodes MACFRKAGFDLCRQLSRTLSSSVNSFALRSHSCGELRAGDVGKRVTLCGWVPRIRKLGKKGPLFIPLRDSYGITQLVVNDQSDNEVSESLASLPPESVISIKGFVAKRPDSMVNKALSTGEIEVQVESVDFVNESSIALPFQLSSTDESFPVHEDLRLQHRYLDLRREEMQRNLRLRSKVSSAIRHFLTSLHGFVEVETPTLFRRTSEGAREFLVPTRDPEKFYALAQSPQQFKQMLMAGGIDRYFQFARCYRDEDLRADRQPEFTQLDLELSFVDMGGIMNLVEEILAHIWRTVLKEEEPLQLPFQQMSYEEATNSYGTDKPDLRFGFEIADVSNWEDSDLAVRGIRGNLSAFLSREELEKLVEKAAEETNVTIGTMKWNKSQDSLTIRIGDTECSMSNTTFGLLASGPRDKVSRLLGRIRSLIGNRLSLTKNVDNELTTSDAGKRKYEFLWVVNFPLFSIDDEGGVKSTHHPFTAPHSSDEALLDYDPLKIRGQHIDLVVNGVEVGGGSIRIHDADQQEKILRDVLKVDATQFDHLLRSLRSGCPPHGGIALGFDRLMAVIVEAASLRDVVAFPKSFNGRDLLTKSPSTL; translated from the exons ATGGCTTGCTTTCGTAAGGCTGGCTTCGACTTATGCCGACAACTGTCCA GAACGCTTTCATCTTCTGTGAACTCGTTCGCGCTTCGTTCGCATTCGTGCGGTGAATTGAGAGCAGGAGACGTCGGAAAACGCGTCACGCTATGCGGCTGGGTTCCGCGCATCAG AAAACTCGGCAAAAAAGGCCCCCTATTCATTCCCCTAAGAGATTCGTACGGAATCACACAGCTAGTAGTCAATGATCAG tcTGACAACGAAGTATCAGAGAGCTTAGCGTCTCTTCCACCCGAATCTGTCATTTCCATCAAAGGATTTGTAGCAAAGCGACCGGATTCCATGGTGAACAAA GCATTGTCTACTGGAGAGATAGAAGTTCAGGTTGAATCCGTTGATTTTGTCAACGAATCATCCATTGCCTTGCCTTTTCAACTCTCCTCTACAGACGAATCGTTTCCG GTTCATGAGGACTTGAGACTGCAGCACAGGTATCTCGACTTGCGTCGTGAAGAGATGCAGCGTAATTTGCGACTTCGTTCCAAAGTCTCGTCAGCGATACGTcacttcttgacgtcattgcacg GTTTTGTTGAAGTTGAAACGCCAACGTTATTTAGGAGAACGTCAGAGGGAGCTAGAGAATTTCTCGTGCCAACACGAGACCCTGAGAAATTCTACGCTCTAGCGCAGAGTCCCCAACAG tTTAAACAAATGCTAATGGCCGGTGGCATAGATCGCTATTTTCAGTTTGCTCGTTGCTATAGAGACGAAGATTTAAGGGCAGATCGACAACCGGAATTCACTCAG tTGGACTTGGAATTATCGTTTGTTGACATGGGAGGTATTATGAATCTCGTGGAAGAGATTCTGGCGCACATTTGGAGGACAGTGCTGAAGGAAGAGGAACCGCTTCAATTGCCTTTTCAACAAATGTCATATGAAGAAGCCACAAATTCT tacGGTACCGATAAACCCGATTTGAGATTCGGATTTGAG ATAGCTGACGTTTCGAACTGGGAAGACAGCGATTTGGCAGTGCGAGGTATTAGAGGAAATCTTTCCGCATTCCTATCACGTGAAG AATTGGAAAAATTAGTTGAGAAAGCAGCCGAAGAGACTAACGTGACGATAGGTACAATGAAGTGGAATAAAAGCCAG GACTCTCTTACTATACGCATTGGCGATACAGAGTGTTCTATGAGTAATACTACGTTTGGTCTACTCGCTTCGGGCCCCCGGGACAAAGTG TCGAGACTGTTAGGCAGGATACGTAGTCTAATAGGAAATCGACTCTCCCTAACGAAAAACG TCGACAACGAATTGACGACTTCTGACGCCGGCAAACGGAAATACGAATTCTTGTGGGTGGTCAACTTTCCATTGTTctcaatcgacgacgagggag GTGTCAAGTCGACTCACCATCCATTCACGGCACCGCATTCGTCGGACGAGGCTCTTCTCGACTACGATCCGCTCAAA ATTCGTGGTCAGCACATCGATTTGGTGGTGAACGGCGTGGAAGTGGGCGGCGGATCGATCCGCATTCACGACGCCGATCAGCAAGAGAAGATTCTGCGTGACGTACTCAAG GTAGATGCGACGCAGTTTGACCATTTGTTGCGGTCCCTGCGGTCCGGTTGTCCACCTCACGGCGGAATAGCGCTAG gTTTTGATCGATTGATGGCTGTTATTGTCGAAGCGGCGAGTctacgcgacgtcgttgcctTTCCTAAATCGTTTAACGGTCGCGATTTGctgacgaaatcgccgtcgactttGTAG
- the LOC136186164 gene encoding transcription initiation factor IIB-like translates to MQKRNAHSIEVLECPNHPEVELIEEYHAGDMICSQCGLIVGDRVINVASEWRTFSNDKSTKDNSRVGSSENPLLHKDELSTGIAIAPRAAVDGEMGYLNKMNRSSMGGQDRSLIRGFKEISTMADRISLPRTIVDRTNVLFKQVDAEKHLKGRSSDAIAAACLYIACRQEGVPRTFKEICAVSKVSKKEIGRCFKLILRALETSVDLVQTSDFMSRFCANLGLSSDIQRAANHIARKAVELEICPGRVYTSVAAAAIYMASQASTMKKFQKEVGSVVGVAETTIRAIYRLIYPERAKLFPENFKFAVPLEKLPSV, encoded by the exons ATGCAGAAAAG AAACGCACACTCAATCGAAGTTCTCGAATGCCCCAATCATCCCGAAGTGGAATTAATCGAAGAATACCACGCGGGAGACATGATTTGCTCCCAATGCGGTCTCATCGTCGGCGACAG AGTCATCAACGTCGCATCGGAGTGGCGAACGTTTAGCAacgacaaatcgacgaaggaTAATTCTCGCGTTGGATCGTCGGAG AATCCTCTGCTACACAAGGACGAATTGTCGACGGGGATTGCGATCGCTCcgcgcgccgccgtcgacggcgaaatggGCTATCTCAATAAAATGAATAGGAGTTCT atggGCGGGCAAGATCGAAGTCTAATTCGCGGATTTAAAGAAATTTCGACGATGGCAGATAGAATAAGTTTACCTCGTACAATTGTG GATCGCACCAATGTTCTATTCAAGCAAGTCGATGCAGAGAAGCATTTGAAGGGACGTAGCAGTGATGCCATAGCGGCTGCTTGTTTGTACATAGCCTGTCGACAGGAGGGCGTTCCGAGGACATTCAAAG AAATCTGCGCCGTGTCGAAAGTTTCCAAGAAGGAAATTGGGCGTTGTTTCAAGTTAATTTTGCGCGCTCTCGAGACGTCTGTAGATCTAGTTCAGACGTCAGATTTCAtg TCGCGATTTTGTGCTAATTTGGGCCTTTCGTCGGATATCCAACGAGCAGCCAATCACATAGCACGTAAAGCCGTGGAACTGGAAATCTGCCCAGG ACGAGTCTACACGTCAGTGGCAGCTGCAGCTATTTACATGGCATCACAGGCGTCCAcaatgaaaaaatttcagaaaG AAGTGGGATCCGTTGTTGGTGTTGCTGAGACTACAATTCGAGCTATTTATAGACTTATTTATCCGGAAAGAGCCAAGCTGTTTCCGGAAAACTTCAAGTTTGCCGTTCCACTAGAAAAACTTCCTTCCGTCTGA
- the LOC136186163 gene encoding transcription initiation factor IIB-like yields MQKRNAHSIEVLECPNHPEAELIEEYHAGDMICSQCGLVVGDRVVDVGSEWRTFSNDKSTKDNSRVGSSENPLLHKDELSTGIAIAPRAAVDGEMGYLNKMNRSSMGGQDRSLIRGFKEISTMADRISLPRTIVDRTNVLFKQVDAEKHLKGRSSDAIAAACLYIACRQEGVPRTFKEICAVSKVSKKEIGRCFKLILRALETSVDLVQTSDFMSRFCANLGLSSDIQRAANHIARKAVELEICPGRVYTSVAAAAIYMASQASTMKKSQKEVGSVVGVAETTIRAIYRLIYPERAKLFPENFKFAVPLEKLPSV; encoded by the exons ATGCAGAAAAG AAACGCACACTCAATCGAAGTTCTCGAATGCCCCAATCATCCCGAAGCGGAATTAATCGAAGAATACCACGCGGGAGACATGATTTGCTCCCAATgcggtctcgtcgtcggcgacag agtcgtcgacgtcggatcgGAGTGGCGAACGTTTAGCAacgacaaatcgacgaaggaTAATTCTCGCGTTGGATCGTCGGAG AATCCTCTTCTACACAAGGACGAATTGTCGACGGGGATTGCGATCGCTCcgcgcgccgccgtcgacggcgaaatggGCTATCTCAATAAAATGAATAGGAGTTCT atggGCGGGCAAGATCGAAGTCTAATTCGCGGATTTAAAGAAATTTCGACGATGGCGGATAGAATAAGTTTACCTCGTACAATTGTG GATCGTACCAATGTTCTATTCAAGCAAGTCGATGCAGAGAAGCATTTGAAGGGACGTAGCAGTGATGCCATAGCGGCTGCTTGTTTGTACATAGCCTGTCGACAGGAGGGCGTTCCAAGGACATTCAAAG AAATCTGCGCCGTGTCAAAAGTTTCTAAGAAGGAAATTGGGCGTTGTTTCAAGTTAATTTTGCGCGCTCTCGAGACGTCTGTAGATCTAGTTCAGACGTCAGATTTCAtg TCGCGATTTTGTGCTAATTTGGGCCTTTCGTCGGATATCCAACGAGCAGCCAATCACATAGCACGTAAAGCCGTGGAACTGGAAATCTGCCCAGG ACGAGTCTACACGTCAGTGGCAGCTGCAGCTATTTACATGGCATCACAGGCGTCCACAATGAAAAAATCTCAGAAAG AAGTGGGATCGGTTGTTGGTGTTGCTGAGACTACAATTCGAGCTATTTATCGACTTATTTATCCGGAGAGAGCCAAACTGTTTCCGGAAAACTTCAAGTTTGCCGTTCCACTAGAAAAACTTCCTTCCGTCTGA